In Aeromicrobium wangtongii, the DNA window CGGCGTCGACCTGGAAGGTGCGTCGTGCCGCGGCGCGGGTGTCGGCGAAGCCGAATCCGTCCGTGCCCAGCGACTGCCACGGTCCGGGGACCCAGCGGGCGATCTGGTCGGGCACGGCGCGCATGTAGTCGCTGACCGCGACCGTGACGGCGCTGGAGTCCATGAGCTTGCCCGTGATGTACGGCACCTTGCTGTACTGGCCGGGGTGGTTCAGGTTCCACTGCTCGGCCGCGATGGCGTCGCGCGCCAGCTCGTTCCATGACGTCACGGACCAGACATCGGCCGCGACACCGTAGTCGGCAGCGAGGATCTCCTGGGCCTTCAGCGCCCACGGCACCGCGATGCCCGAGGCCATGATGCGCGCGGCGATGCCGTCACCGGTGGCCTTGCGGTACACGTAGGCGCCCTTGAGCAGGCCCTCGACATCGACGTCCTCCGGCTCGACCGGCTGGTTGAAGGCCTCGTTGTAGACCGTCAGGTAGTAGATGATGTCCTCGCCGTGCGGGAACGCGTCGCTCGTCCCGTACATGCGCTCGAGACCCTGCTTGACGATGTGGCTGATCTCGAAGCTGAACGCCGGGTCGTAGTGCACGACCGCAGGGTTCGTCTGCGCGATCAGCGGCGAGTGTCCATCGGCGTGCTGCAGGCCCTCGCCGGTCAGCGTCGTCCGTCCGGCCGTCGCGCCGATCAGGAATCCGCGGGCCAGCTGGTCGGCCATCGCCCAGATCGAGTCGGCCGTCCGCTGGAAGCCGAACATCGAGTAGAACAGGTAGACCGGGATCATCGGCTCGCCGTGCGTGGAGTACGCGCTGCCCGCCGCGATCGCCGACGCCATGGCGCCGGCCTCGCTGATGCCCTCGTGCAGCAGCTGGCCCTGGGCCGACTCCTTGTACGCCAGCAGCAGCTTGCGGTCGACCGACTCGTACGTCTGGCCGGCCGGGTTGTAGATCTTGGCCGACGGGAACATCGAGTCCATGCCGAACGTGCGGTACTCGTCGGGCGCGATCGGGACGATGCGGCGCCCGATCTCGGGATCCTTCATCAGATCGCGCAGCAGCCGCACGAAGGCCATCGTCGTGGCGATCTGCTGCTTGCCCGAGCCCTTCTTGAGCTCCTCGTAGATCGCGGGGTCCGGCAGCTTGACCGTCGTCGGGTTGACGATGCGCTGGGGCAGCGAGCCGCCGAGGGCCTCTCGCCGCGCCTTCATGTACTGCATCTCCTCGCTGTCCTCACCGGGGTGGTAGAACGGCGCGATGTCGCTCCCGTCGATCTGCTCGTCGGTGACAGGGATGTTGAGGCGGTCGCGGAAGCCCTTGAGGTCGTCCTTGGTGAGCTTCTTCATCTGGTGGGTCGCGTTGCGGCCCGCGAACGACTCCAGCAGCCAGCCCTTGACGGTGTGGGCCAGGATGACGGTCGGCTGACCGGTGTGCTTCTGCGCGGCCTCGAAGGCGGCGTAGACCTTGCGGTAGTCGTGCCCGCCGCGGGGGAGGCGCTCGATCTCCTCGTCCGAGAGGTGCTCGACCATCTTGCGCAGCCGCGGGTCGGGACCGAAGAAGTGCTCGCGGTTGTACGCGCCGGTCTCGACCGAGAGGGTCTGGAACTCGCCGTCGGGGGTGCGGTTCATCTGGTTGACCAGGACGCCGTCGGTGTCGCGGGCCAGCAGGTCGTCCCACTCGCGGCCCCAGACGACCTTGATGACGTTCCAGCCGGCGCCGCGGAAGGTCGACTCGAGCTCCTGGATGATCTTTCCGTTGCCGCGGACCGGGCCGTCGAGCTGCTGCAGGTTGCAGTTGACGACGAAGGTGAGGTTGTCCAGCTCCTCACGTGCCGCGACGCCGATCGCGCCCAGCGACTCGACCTCGCCCATCTCGCCGTCGCCGAGGAAGGCCCAGACGTGCTGCTGGCTGGTGTCCTTGATGCCGCGGTTGTGCAGGTAGCGGTTGAACCGGGCCTGGTAGATCGCGTTGATCGCGCCCAGGCCCATCGAGACGGTCGGGAACTCCCAGTAGTCGCTCATCAGGCGGGGGTGCGGGTACGACGACAACCCGTTGCCGGCGCCGTGCGAGTGCTCCTGGCGGAACCGGTCCAGCTGGGTCTCGCTCAGCCGGCCCTCGAGGAACGAGCGCGCGTAGATGCCGGGCGCGGCGTGGCCCTGGAAGTAGATCTGGTCACCGCCGCCGGGGTGGTTCTTGCCGCGGAAGAAGTGGTTGAAGCCGACCTCGTACAGGCTGGCGGCCGACTGGTACGACGCGATGTGTCCACCGACGCCGAGGCCGGGACGGTTCGCGCGCGACACCATGACGGCGGCGTTCCAGCGGATGTACGAACGGATGCGTCGCTCGATCGCCTCGTTGCCCGGGAACCAGGGTTCACGCTCGGGCGGGATGGTGTTGATGAAGTCGGTGCTGAGCAGCGCCGGGACGCCCACGTTCTGCTCGCGCGCCCGTTCCAGGAGCTTCAGCATCACGTAGCGGGCGCGGCCTCGGCCCCGACTGTCGACCATCTCGTCGAGGGAGCTGACCCATTCAGCCGTCTCATCGGGATCGATGTCGGGCAGCTGCGTCGGCAGACCCTCATGGATGACTGTCGGACGTTCCTGACCGGATTGCGGCATGTTCTCTCCCAGTTGTCTTGTGGACGTGTCCATCATTCCACTCCGGGTTCGCTACTGTGATACCGGCAACCATGCTGACGAACCTACTTTTGAGTAGGTTTTGGACAAACGTGAGGGAGACAAACCGGTGGACGCGGGCAAGCTGGGCTTCGGTCCTGACACCGTCATCCAGGAGCTGGGCTGGGATGAGGACGTCGACGAAGAACTCCGTGTCGACGTCGAGCGTCACACCGGCAACAACCTGGTGGACGGCGACTTCGGCGAAGACGTCGACGGAGTGATTCTGTGGTGGCGCGACGGTGACGGCGACCTGACCGACGCACTGGTCGACTCGCTGCAGGACCTGGTCGAAGGCGGATCGGTCTGGCTGCTGACGCCGAAGGTCGGGCGCGACAACTACGTGCCGGGCGCGGATGTCGTGGAAGCCGCGGAGGTCGCGGGTCTGTCGGTGACGACCACGTCGTCGGCCACGGCCGACTGGGCTGCCACGCGCCTCACGGCTCACAAACGCTGAGCACTCACCCGTCGAACTCAATCGACGTGGGTGACAGGTAGATCTCGATGACCAAGGGGTCACGTCGTCCGGGTGGTCCGGTGGACCACTTCAGGACGCCGTGGCCCTTCATCGTGTGATGCCGCCGGCACAGTGGGCCGAGATTGTCGGCTCGCGTGCGCCCTTCGGGCCAGGGTTCTCGGTGATCGATGTCGCAACGCTCGGCCGGCACCATGCAGCCGGGTGACTGGCAGACGCCGTCACGAAAGCGCAGCGCGACATTCAACGTGTCGGGACTGAATCTGCCGAGGTACTCGTGGCTGAGGAGGTCGTCGGTCACCGGATCGGTCACGATCCGGTGCCAGAAGGTGCTGCCGGTGCCGACCACGGCGGCGATCCATCCGGCGGGGACGGCCCAGCGCCCGTCGGTGGACTCCGCGAAGCCGGCGACGGCACCCGCGAGCACGTCGGCATCGATCATCACTGCGATGTTGGCATCGACCGCTGAGGTGGCCGCCTCAGAGTGGGTGCACCAGGCGACCAGCTGGTCGGCCTCGCGCTGAGCGACGGTGCGCTCGTCATCATCGGCGACGTTGCGACGCGCTTCCTTGCGCAACCGCGCCTCGATCGCCGCCAGCTCATGGGACGGCAGGTATGCGTACAGAGTTCCCATCGAGTCGGCCCCGTGGCGGACGGCCACGTGCCGATGACGGCGCTCGTCCTCCGCGCGTTCCACCGCCAGGTCGGCCTCGACCCGCTGCACGAATCGGCGCAACCAGGCCCGCAGCTCAGCACCCGTGTGGTCCACCGCGTAGGTGACGACCAACCGGTCGAGGCGGGTGACTGACTCGGCCCGCTTGAGCTGGTCGATCGTCGCGGCGATGTCACGCACGCGAGTGAAGTCGACCAAACCGTCGCCGAAGGCGTCCCACACCGAAGGTGCCTGCTCGCGCACCGTCCCGGCCGCGGAGAGTCGGCCCTGCACCTGTCCCTCGCTCAACCCGGTGGCCTCACCGATCGACAGGCAGATGGCCGACCGTTCGATCTGCCGACGCATGGGTGGCTCGACCGAAGCGGTCCGGGCCATCTCCGCGTCGCGGTAGTCCAGCATCGCCTCGAGCTCGTTCCACTCGGCCATCGCCCGCCACCGGACGACATCGCCCAGGCGAGTGGTCGAAGGAGCGGTCGAGGTGGCCATACCTCCAATCTAGGGGTCGGGTCAGACACTCCTTTTCGCTGCAATCCCGGCCTGTGCGCAAGTCGGTCAGCGAGTCGGTGGAGGCGCCGATACGCTCGCAGCATGACTCTTTCCGTCGGCGACGCCGCACCTGACTTCACCCTCAAGAACCAGCACGGCGAGGACATCTCGTTGTCGTCGTTCCGCGGCGACAAGAACGTGGTGCTGGTGTTCTTCCCGTTCGCGTTCAGCGGCATCTGCACCGGTGAGCTGTGCGAGATCCGCGACAACCTCGCCGCCTTCGAGACCGACGACGCCGAGGTGCTCGCGATCTCGTGCGATCACTTCTTCTCCAACCGGGCCTTCGCGGACCGCGACGGCTACACGTTCTCGATCCTCAGCGACTTCTGGCCCCACGGTGACGTGTCGCGTGCCTACGGGACGTTCAACGAGGACGCCGGCGCGCCGAACCGTGGTGCGTTCGTGATCGATCGCGAGGGGATCCTGCGCTGGCAGGTCGTCAACGGCATCGGCGAGGCCCGCAACCTGGACGACTACCGCAAGGCATTGGCCGATCTGTCGTGAGCAGCGGCTCACATTGACGATTTCTTCACGAATTCGGCTGCGGGCCCACTGCCGCATACGCTTTGATAATCGTGCGGCGGCTGCCAGGGACCCGAGACCCTGGCAGCCGCAGCCTTTTGCCTGGTCGCCCAGCTGCCTGCGGTAGTGTTCCGTGTTCCCGAGGGCGAATAGCTCAGTTGGTTAGAGCATCCGGTTTACACCCGGAAGGTCGGGGGTTCGAGTCCCTCTTCGCCCACCGTGCCGTGCAGCCCTACTTGGCTGCCTGCTCGGCGCTGAGGTTCTTGGAGACCTTGGCGACCGACTTGGCGTCGTACACCACGACCTTCTCGCCGTCGGCCACATCCGGGCTGTACGCCATGAACGAGAAGTCGCCCTCGCCGGAGATCTTCACCTGGGAGAACTGGACCTTCACGACGTCGGCGGAAGGCGCCTCGAGGTACGTCACGAAGCCAGCCTGGGCAGCCTCGTCGGAGGTTGGCGGCTTGTCGACGGAGATGTACGCCTCCAGATATTTCGCGAACTTGAGTGCGGCGTCCAGCAGGTCGGCTCGGTTCTTGGCCTCGACGCGCACGGGGTCGGACTTCGTCACCTTGGCGGTGTCCCCGTCCAGCGACGCCGACCCGTTGGGCGTGGTCACGGCAAGGTCGGCCCCGAACTCGCTGCGCTCGTACGCGGTCAGCTCCGACCCCGCCGGGAGGCGTGCGGCTGACTGTGCCTCGGCCAGATCCTTGGGGTAGTCACCCTTGTCGGCCGCGAACTTCTCGATGCTCCCCAACGCCTTGAACAAGATGTCCTCCGCGCTCGGGTTCTGCTCGGCTGCGCGCTGGGCAGACGCCAGCTCGACGGCGTACTGCGCCGCGGTGCCCGTCGGCGTCGGAACGGCCTCTGGGGTCGCGCTGGTCTTCGCGGGAGCGGACTTGGGCTCGGCGTCGTCGGAGCCGCAGGCGGCAACGCCGAGGAGCAGGGCGGTGGACAGGGCGGCGGTGGCCAGGGCACGAGTCTTCATCGCATTCCTTTGGTCGTCGAGACCGATACCTAACCAGATGTGGACGCGACGTGCCTCCGGTCACCGGCATCCGAGGCTTTTGTGCGTACGGTGACAGTTATCACACCAACTGGGGGATCGCCGTGCTCATGACCTCGAGGCAGAAGGTGAGCGTCGCCGTGACGATCGCCCTCGCCGCCGTCATGGTGCTGGCCGTGGTGTGGGCGCAGGCGTCGCCGCACTCCCCGGGGTCGGACGCGCCGGGCGCCGCGGCGCTGCTCGACCCGCAGTCGTCCGAGGTGGACTGGAGCACCCTGGAGACCGCCGGGCGCATCACCCCGGCCCCGCGAGACGCCGAGAAGGACCGGCCGGCGTTCTACGACAACGGGTCCGGATGCCAGATCGGGGACGGCGACGCCGTGCCCAAGATCTGTGCGGCCGGCGAC includes these proteins:
- a CDS encoding DUF3052 domain-containing protein; its protein translation is MDAGKLGFGPDTVIQELGWDEDVDEELRVDVERHTGNNLVDGDFGEDVDGVILWWRDGDGDLTDALVDSLQDLVEGGSVWLLTPKVGRDNYVPGADVVEAAEVAGLSVTTTSSATADWAATRLTAHKR
- a CDS encoding peroxiredoxin, yielding MTLSVGDAAPDFTLKNQHGEDISLSSFRGDKNVVLVFFPFAFSGICTGELCEIRDNLAAFETDDAEVLAISCDHFFSNRAFADRDGYTFSILSDFWPHGDVSRAYGTFNEDAGAPNRGAFVIDREGILRWQVVNGIGEARNLDDYRKALADLS
- a CDS encoding HNH endonuclease signature motif containing protein is translated as MATSTAPSTTRLGDVVRWRAMAEWNELEAMLDYRDAEMARTASVEPPMRRQIERSAICLSIGEATGLSEGQVQGRLSAAGTVREQAPSVWDAFGDGLVDFTRVRDIAATIDQLKRAESVTRLDRLVVTYAVDHTGAELRAWLRRFVQRVEADLAVERAEDERRHRHVAVRHGADSMGTLYAYLPSHELAAIEARLRKEARRNVADDDERTVAQREADQLVAWCTHSEAATSAVDANIAVMIDADVLAGAVAGFAESTDGRWAVPAGWIAAVVGTGSTFWHRIVTDPVTDDLLSHEYLGRFSPDTLNVALRFRDGVCQSPGCMVPAERCDIDHREPWPEGRTRADNLGPLCRRHHTMKGHGVLKWSTGPPGRRDPLVIEIYLSPTSIEFDG
- the aceE gene encoding pyruvate dehydrogenase (acetyl-transferring), homodimeric type yields the protein MPQSGQERPTVIHEGLPTQLPDIDPDETAEWVSSLDEMVDSRGRGRARYVMLKLLERAREQNVGVPALLSTDFINTIPPEREPWFPGNEAIERRIRSYIRWNAAVMVSRANRPGLGVGGHIASYQSAASLYEVGFNHFFRGKNHPGGGDQIYFQGHAAPGIYARSFLEGRLSETQLDRFRQEHSHGAGNGLSSYPHPRLMSDYWEFPTVSMGLGAINAIYQARFNRYLHNRGIKDTSQQHVWAFLGDGEMGEVESLGAIGVAAREELDNLTFVVNCNLQQLDGPVRGNGKIIQELESTFRGAGWNVIKVVWGREWDDLLARDTDGVLVNQMNRTPDGEFQTLSVETGAYNREHFFGPDPRLRKMVEHLSDEEIERLPRGGHDYRKVYAAFEAAQKHTGQPTVILAHTVKGWLLESFAGRNATHQMKKLTKDDLKGFRDRLNIPVTDEQIDGSDIAPFYHPGEDSEEMQYMKARREALGGSLPQRIVNPTTVKLPDPAIYEELKKGSGKQQIATTMAFVRLLRDLMKDPEIGRRIVPIAPDEYRTFGMDSMFPSAKIYNPAGQTYESVDRKLLLAYKESAQGQLLHEGISEAGAMASAIAAGSAYSTHGEPMIPVYLFYSMFGFQRTADSIWAMADQLARGFLIGATAGRTTLTGEGLQHADGHSPLIAQTNPAVVHYDPAFSFEISHIVKQGLERMYGTSDAFPHGEDIIYYLTVYNEAFNQPVEPEDVDVEGLLKGAYVYRKATGDGIAARIMASGIAVPWALKAQEILAADYGVAADVWSVTSWNELARDAIAAEQWNLNHPGQYSKVPYITGKLMDSSAVTVAVSDYMRAVPDQIARWVPGPWQSLGTDGFGFADTRAAARRTFQVDAESIVVSVLQTLAQAGSVAAETAHEAFTRFRIDDPTAVAGVEQVGGDA